The genomic interval TTATCTGAGGGTTCTCAGCGAAACCGAAGAAGGGTACATGGTTCGCATTTATCGGGATATGGACGGATATGAAAAAATCATCGACGACTTCATGAGTCTGTCTCTCTTTGAAAGCTGCCTCCGAACCGGCTACATCGCGGAAATGGAAGAACAGAAAGAAGTCGCCACCGCGTAGAAGCCGGCATGCCGGAGAATGAAAAATATTCTTCCGCAATCGCATCAACACAAAAAGAAGACAAGCCGTGAGGACCTCGTGCCGAACGGCTTTTTTTATCGGCAGGCTATAAAAGTTCCGCCTCGACGATAGCCCGCGCCTCATCGTAGTTTCCGCGCTCGATCCAGCGGACGGCAACGCCCTTGCGCTCCATGCCCCTGAACCAGGTTTCCTGGCGTTTCGCGAACTGGCAAATCGCCGTGTACAGCGAATCGATCCATTCCTGCCTGTTCTGGATGAGTCCCTGAAGATATCGTGCGGTGTAGCGGTACTCAAGACCGAGCCGGTCCAAGCGGTCCCATGAATAGCCTTCGCCGTGAAGGCGCTCCACTTCCTCCGCGAGGCCTTCCTCGACGCGGGAAAGAAGACGGCTTCGTATCCGTTCGCGCAGCTCGTCCCGCGGATAGCGCACGCCGAGAGTAAGCGGCCGCAATACGGGACGGCTTTCGGCTTCTTCTTCTGCTGGCGAATCGCGCTCGTATTCGGCGATTTCAATTGCGCGCACAAGACGCGCTCTGTCTTCCAGATCCGTCCGATTGTGAATTTCCGCCTTGACGCTCAAAAGGCGGCGTGCGAGTTCGTCCAGCGTCAAAGGCGCAAGCTCTTCCCGCAGCGGCGGATTTTCAGGAACCTCGACGAGCGGATACGAGCGGAGAATAGAATCGAGATACATCCCCGTGCCGCCGACCATCAGCGGAAACGCCGAACGATCCGAAAGGCTCCGATACGTCCTGTAGAAATCTCGTTGAAAGGAAAACACGTTATATTCTTCGGCCAGGGTCGCCACATCGACCAAATGATAGGGAACTTCTCCGTATTCGGCGAGGTCCTTGCCTGAACCGATGTCGAGCCCACGGTACACCTGACGGGAATCTGCGGAGATTATTTCGCAGGGCCTTCCCCTGCCCGCCAGATCCCGCGCGAGGCGGACGCCCAGCGAGGTTTTTCCGCAGGCGGTGGCTCCGAGCACTACGAGAATATCGAAGGAGCTCATGGATTCGAATCCTTTGCCGTCACCATACTCTGCAGAGGGCGCATTTCAGATAATCCGATTCAGGATACCCCGAAAGAGCGGGGTGGTCGGGCCCGGGTCCGCGCTTCTCGAGCACCTGGACCGTGCGATGCGCGTCGCGCGCCGCGTTCTGAATCATCCGGTAGAAATGATCCGAGGTAAAAAAATGCGAACACGAACAGGTCATCAAAAATCCGCCAGGGCGGAGAA from Teretinema zuelzerae carries:
- the miaA gene encoding tRNA (adenosine(37)-N6)-dimethylallyltransferase MiaA, whose translation is MSSFDILVVLGATACGKTSLGVRLARDLAGRGRPCEIISADSRQVYRGLDIGSGKDLAEYGEVPYHLVDVATLAEEYNVFSFQRDFYRTYRSLSDRSAFPLMVGGTGMYLDSILRSYPLVEVPENPPLREELAPLTLDELARRLLSVKAEIHNRTDLEDRARLVRAIEIAEYERDSPAEEEAESRPVLRPLTLGVRYPRDELRERIRSRLLSRVEEGLAEEVERLHGEGYSWDRLDRLGLEYRYTARYLQGLIQNRQEWIDSLYTAICQFAKRQETWFRGMERKGVAVRWIERGNYDEARAIVEAELL